One Salmo salar chromosome ssa01, Ssal_v3.1, whole genome shotgun sequence DNA window includes the following coding sequences:
- the insm2 gene encoding insulinoma-associated protein 1, with protein sequence MPRGFLVKRSKRGSAASYRTRNDNELPKVDMPVHTPEGRTGVPNACPIVPLSEDGTFGEPWTSDPAEADQVQLPESADKVEIREDFGKYTLNYPLTEPDHDGSPGRADLSYSPIKPVGTELEKSFFDRCMSSPIVTEPFPISTPVSSIERLLLNHAPFGHSDMKFDPPVHLYPSLHHAMKRTYMEPERKTKPASKKPKVIRKLSLEDEISTSPVLGLRIKKETPEFKAAIASSGNKKPLGEFICQLCKEEYPDPFSLAQHKCSRIVRIEYRCPECDKVFSCPANLASHRRWHKPRPVNNGEAQSAKKSQPEAQLHERTSVEGKENASELRVNNQHHVSLDSSICQRSITVDSSHRQEQLLRRAQESPPPFDPRYRVTEKSMDLHIRAGDSSSTMHCPETDVASPFLQNSGTVEEIYECRYCSKKFRRQAYLRKHLAAHETIKVSPYNQIESGQITFPCHLCGAHFPSVEIRDKHRVWHAMRDDILMNPGKIAGRPDLVRPDLIRPDLTQGDQQIFTCKHCPSTFFSSPGLTRHINKSHPTENRQVMLLQMAVRPGC encoded by the coding sequence ATGCCCAGAGGATTTTTAGTGAAGAGGAGCAAACGCGGCTCAGCGGCTTCTTACAGAACTCGTAATGACAACGAACTGCCAAAAGTGGACATGCCTGTGCATACACCGGAGGGGCGAACTGGTGTGCCAAATGCGTGCCCAATTGTGCCGTTATCCGAGGATGGTACATTTGGAGAGCCATGGACCAGCGACCCGGCTGAAGCGGACCAGGTTCAGCTGCCGGAGAGCGCAGACAAGGTGGAGATCAGGGAGGACTTTGGGAAATACACCCTAAACTATCCCCTCACTGAACCGGACCATGACGGATCTCCTGGCCGGGCTGACCTCTCCTATAGCCCGATAAAACCAGTTGGCACCGAGCTGGAAAAATCTTTCTTCGACCGGTGTATGAGTTCACCAATCGTGACAGAGCCGTTCCCGATAAGCACGCCCGTGTCCTCAATAGAGAGACTTCTACTAAATCACGCGCCCTTTGGACACTCTGATATGAAATTCGACCCACCTGTGCACCTCTACCCGTCTCTCCATCATGCTATGAAACGCACGTACATGGAGCCGGAGCGCAAGACCAAGCCAGCATCCAAAAAGCCTAAAGTGATCAGGAAGCTCAGTTTAGAGGATGAAATCTCCACCTCACCAGTGCTTGGGCTGAGAATTAAGAAGGAGACCCCTGAATTTAAAGCAGCTATAGCATCTTCTGGTAATAAGAAACCGTTGGGAGAATTCATCTGCCAGCTCTGCAAAGAGGAATACCCTGACCCTTTCTCCCTCGCGCAACACAAGTGCTCCAGGATTGTGCGCATAGAGTACCGCTGTCCCGAGTGCGACAAAGTTTTCAGCTGTCCTGCCAACCTGGCCTCTCATCGCAGGTGGCATAAGCCTCGTCCGGTTAACAACGGAGAGGCACAGAGCGCAAAAAAGTCACAACCGGAGGCACAGTTGCACGAGAGGACATCCGTGGAAGGGAAAGAGAATGCGAGCGAGTTGAGAGTTAACAATCAGCACCACGTCTCTCTGGACAGCTCCATTTGTCAGCGGTCCATCACGGTGGACAGCTCCCACAGACAAGAGCAGCTACTCAGGAGGGCACAGGAGAGTCCGCCGCCCTTCGATCCGCGCTACCGGGTCACAGAGAAAAGCATGGACCTGCACATCAGAGCGGGTGACAGCTCAAGCACAATGCATTGTCCGGAGACTGACGTTGCCTCTCCCTTCTTACAGAACTCCGGGACAGTTGAGGAGATTTACGAATGTCGCTATTGCAGCAAGAAGTTCCGAAGACAAGCGTATCTGAGGAAACATCTTGCGGCGCACGAGACAATCAAAGTCTCGCCCTATAACCAGATAGAGAGTGGGCAAATCACGTTTCCCTGTCACTTGTGCGGTGCCCATTTCCCATCCGTTGAAATTCGGGACAAGCACAGAGTTTGGCATGCAATGAGAGACGACATTCTAATGAATCCAGGGAAGATTGCGGGTAGACCAGACTTGGTAAGACCAGACTTAATAAGACCAGACCTCACACAGGGAGATCAACAGATATTCACCTGTAAGCACTGCCCCTCTACCTTCTTCAGTTCTCCTGGGCTCACGAGGCATATCAACAAGTCTCACCCTACAGAGAACCGGCAGGTGATGCTGCTACAGATGGCAGTCCGGCCAGGCTGCTAG
- the LOC106601178 gene encoding NF-kappa-B inhibitor alpha: MSSSELQPAQQPVSTMDLHRASILNHMDYNTDGRHSKDRKVQSINEERLDSGLDSLKDEEYEVVASELERLRVDCPSPQRDECCNEPWKEHVLEDGDTLLHLAIIHEAKDCARKLIELSCNEPFLNQQNYQRQTPLHLAVITEQAEIVEHLLKAGCDPMLVDDSGNTALHIACRKGSLTCFSVLTQTQGCSTQLPAIMATPNYSGQNCLHLVSIHGFLSLVESLVALGADIDAQEQCNGRSPLHLAVDLQNLDLVRLLVSNGANVNSLTYGGHTPYHLTYGRQNAAIQRELYELTAQELRELPDSESEDSEEEGQSDEEEVTCWYDDIQWNMHK, from the exons ATGTCAAGTTCCGAATTACAACCAGCACAGCAGCCAGTGTCAACAATGGACCTTCATCGAGCTAGTATCCTCAACCACATGGATTATAACACTGATGGTCGACATTCTAAGGATAGGAAAGTGCAATCTATCAACGAAGAGCGGCTGGACAGCGGCCTTGACTCTCTCAAAGACGAGGAATATGAAGTTGTCGCCAGTGAGCTCGAGCGTCTTCGTGTGGATTGTCCCTCACCGCAGAGAGACGAATGCTGCAATGAACCCTGGAAGGAACACGTTTTAGAGGACGGAGACAC ACTTCTCCACCTTGCCATTATCCATGAAGCCAAGGACTGTGCAAGGAAGTTGATAGAGCTGTCATGCAATGAGCCTTTCCTCAATCAACAGAACTACCAGAGACAG ACTCCGCTCCATCTGGCTGTGATCACAGAGCAGGCTGAGATAGTGGAGCATCTGCTGAAGGCTGGCTGTGACCCAATGCTAGTGGACGACAGTGGCAATACAGCCCTCCACATTGCCTGTAGGAAGGGCTCTCTCACCTGCTTCAGTGTCCTCACCCAGACCCAGGGCTGCTCTACCCAGCTCCCAGCCATCATGGCCACACCAAACTACAGTG GTCAGAACTGTTTGCATCTGGTCTCTATCCATGGCTTCCTCTCGCTTGTGGAGAGCCTTGTTGCTCTCGGAGCTGACATCGATGCACAG GAGCAGTGTAATGGCCGCAGCCCTCTCCACCTGGCTGTGGACCTACAGAACCTGGACTTGGTACGGCTCCTGGTCAGTAACGGGGCTAACGTCAACAGCCTAACCTATGGAGGTCACACGCCATACCACCTGACCTACGGTCGCCAGAACGCCGCCATCCAAAGGGAACTGTATGAGCTGACGGCTCAGGAGTTGAGAGAACTGCCAGACAGTGAGTCTgaggacagtgaggaagaggggcaGTCTGATGAGGAAGAG GTAACATGTTGGTATGATGACATTCAATGGAATATGCACAAGTAG